Part of the Lytechinus variegatus isolate NC3 chromosome 16, Lvar_3.0, whole genome shotgun sequence genome, TTGTTAATCATCCTTTATGAATTATGTGAGCATCAAATGGGCAGATACACTGCACCTCTACTGTATTACGAGATTAATGTAACAGTAagtggctatccatacttaaacaaCACCTTCAGGCCAGAGTTTAGATTAAACCTAacatcagaatacgggccaacaTCTAAACTTACCTCCTAGGACAGGCCCAATAAGACATCCTGTGCCAGTGAAGACCATCAAAACTCCAAAGGCTCGACCTAATTTTACGACTCCGACTACCTCCTTGAGGACAATTGCTGCCGTGCATATGTCTATACCGCTAAAGGTTCCAACTGATAGCGCTCCTACGATAAACCAAGAGTACGTCGTCGGAGCTCGAAGCAACATGGTCGAGATTCCCCAACCAAAGAGGGCGATACCAAATAACTTGGTGGCGCTGATCACTTTTCTGCCCAGTACGAAAGCCGATATGATTTTCCCGATAAGATTTCCGATCCCAAAGAAAGACAACAAAAAGGATGCGGCTTGTTCGCTGATCCCTCGATCCACCACGCTCAGTACAAGATGCGTCATGACGGCAGCCATGCAGAGACCAGCGAAGAATGTGACGAACACAACAAGACTAAAGCGGTAGTTCTTGGTCAAGAGCGAGGCTCCGGTCACTCCTCCCAGACTCTGCAGACGAGAAGTGCGTTTTTTGTTCAACCTTTGGTACTCGTCCTGATGGGACTGACTCGTAAGCCTCCTGTCTGTTATTTCGCTATCATTTTCAGTTCGCTTGAGTGGTGATAATGAATTGTCCAAATCCGCCCGGTTAATGCcgtcatcatctttatcaccatcCTCGTCATCAGTTCCTTCAAACTGAGTCATTACGTCTTTCTTTAAAGCGCCCTCTTCTGTTGGGATACGGTCATGCTTATCGACTTCGAGTGGGAAACTCGAGACGGGACGAAGCAACATGCCGCAGACCAGAGAGTTGGCCAGCAATCCAGCAAGCACGAGATACGCTCCTCTCCAGCCGTATTCTGTCGTCAGGTACTGGGTTAAGGGTGGCATCACAACTATGCCCACTGCTGAGCCTGCGCTCGTAATGCTCTGAGCAATTCCGTAGTATTTGGTGAAGTATTCAGCGATGCAGACTGTGATAGCATTGAGTGCAGAGCCGTAACCAACACCTGTAAAGGACGTAGAAACATGAGGTAAGTTGGGcatgaattaaatgaaaattaaagttTTGGCTGCTGCTGTATTCAAGGCGAGACAATAGAACACTGGCACGATGATCtctgggaagcatttcatgaaagggcttgtcagacgttttatccgataagtcctgttttatccgacagatAACATTGTAAGTGGAAGGTTGTCAGATCtcgtctgctatgcagactctgaatggctcgtgagtcGGGATCTCAGCGCGCGTAGCGCGCTGTTGCTGGTttgcaaaccagcctgaaagggcgagcgaagcgagctatTTCAGCcacagtagacctagtctgctatgcagactccttaaatcagctgtggtacacacactgcagatgtgattctacatttgtagactagtcAGATCGGCatcttgtcggacaaaaatattgataaaacgctATCCTGAAATCGTGACATCCACTGCCAATTTATGTCCAAGCTGAGTCAGCTGATCAACCTCgaaagtttcatgaaattaaaaatatgtctATGATTTTCAGTGATGAATATGTTCTGATCAAGTCGACTACATGTAAGGAGTTCGCAATCTAATATCAATGGTCACTGAAAATCACAATTTGTTTAGTGAAATCCTCCCCAGGGTATCATCAAATGCAACATGGAAAATGAAtcaatgaacaatattttgtgatGTTTATGTAGGTCGATCAATTGAATCTTTcttgatgaagaaaaattaacGATAAAAAAGAGACCGAATGTCAGAaatgattgattggttggttttCTATTTAAAGTCATattctatacatgtagataccatGAGAACAGCGTAATGAATTGGTTGATTCATTGAGCGATTAATGTATTGACTGATTGGTTGTCCGACATATTAAGTATTCTTGAATGACTACATTCTGATTTCAAACTGACTTGATTGATTCATccatcgattgattgattggtcgGACGACGGAGTGAATGACTGACTTACTGGATATAGGGCAAATTAGCGTGTAGATTGAGAAGAACGGAGCGAGAACTCACCTGCAAGAAGTCCAGCGGTCACGTATAGGACCCACGGAGAGGGCGCCACACTGCTCAGAATAAGACCTGTGGTACTGATGACACCGCTGATAACAGTAACAGCACGAGCACCAAGTTTGTGAATGGCTGCTCCAGAAATTGCCCCTATACAAAAAGATAATGGTTTCTTTGTAATTACAGTGCCAAATGTGCTGGTTCTTTCAGGAAGAAAGATCATTAGTTTTGACAAATAATTTCATCTGAAATATTCACAATTCTACCAAGTCCGTAAGTTGTGGTGAATATGATGAGAGATGACGAGGGTAGTTCGACTATTTGCTAATGCACGAACAACATATTCACCATATTCATCGCCATCGTCCATCGTCAAAATATTCAGAGACGTAACAGGCCTTTTTTGCAAGTGCCAACACTGATGAGCTTGGATTATGTTGTAGCGTTAGCAAGTTCGAGGTTACATTTTTCTAGTTGGGTTAATTTGAAGACTTTCAAAGGGATCACTTATCGCTGAAACAACCGAATTCACACCTCTTATTGATCacataaaat contains:
- the LOC121430052 gene encoding monocarboxylate transporter 12-B-like; protein product: MDLKCSVCRPSLTQWRWLILVAAHLCLLFVDGISNCTGIFIVHWQHHFQASTAELSTVLSIQMGAYHFAGAISGAAIHKLGARAVTVISGVISTTGLILSSVAPSPWVLYVTAGLLAGVGYGSALNAITVCIAEYFTKYYGIAQSITSAGSAVGIVVMPPLTQYLTTEYGWRGAYLVLAGLLANSLVCGMLLRPVSSFPLEVDKHDRIPTEEGALKKDVMTQFEGTDDEDGDKDDDGINRADLDNSLSPLKRTENDSEITDRRLTSQSHQDEYQRLNKKRTSRLQSLGGVTGASLLTKNYRFSLVVFVTFFAGLCMAAVMTHLVLSVVDRGISEQAASFLLSFFGIGNLIGKIISAFVLGRKVISATKLFGIALFGWGISTMLLRAPTTYSWFIVGALSVGTFSGIDICTAAIVLKEVVGVVKLGRAFGVLMVFTGTGCLIGPVLGGWIYDRTKSFDISFFLFGALLATSSFSLLLFGKLKKLEERHQRRLGNRTISPEGDVECDEVERLRRKDSKVQWNEGSKPDRNVEVATLNGNVDGDIDKKTWESQM